The genomic stretch TATCAGGCCGATTTTTCCGACCGGCAGCAGGTGTATGCTTTTCTGGAAAAAGTTGGCCAGCAACATGACCGCATTGATATTCTGGTAAACAATGCGGGTACCATCAGGCGGAGTCCCGCTGCCCAGCATCCGGATGCGGACTGGGATCTGGTGATGGCCATTAACCTGGATGCTCCTTTTATCCTGGCGCGGGAAATAGGCAAGAAAATGATTGAAAGGGGGTCAGGGAAAATTATTTTTACCTGTTCCCTGCTGAGTTTTCAGGGGGGTATTCTGGTACCCGGATATGCAGCTAGCAAAGCCGGAATAGCAAGCCTACTGAAAGCCCTGGCCAACGAATGGGCTTCCAAAGGCGTCCAGGTGAATGGCATAGCACCCGGCTATATTGCCACCGATAACACAGCTCCGCTCCGGCAGGATCCTGTACGCAGCCAGGCTATTCTGGATCGTATTCCTGCCGCACGCTGGGGAGTGCCCGAAGATCTGGCAGGAGCAACCATTTTCCTCGCATCCCGGGCATCAGATTACGTGAATGGTACCATCGTAGTCGTTGATGGCGGATGGTTAGCCAGATAAGTCATAACAAAATTTTACAATTATGGAAATCAGATTCTCACATAGTCCGGAAGAAACCCTGCGCATGTCAACCCAGGAATTGCGCAGGCATTTTCTGGTTCAGCATCTGATGCAGGATGATGTGGTACGATTGGTGTATGCGCATGATGATCGCCTTATCATCGGAGGTGCACGACCGCTTACCAATCCGCTTCACCTGCCCAATCACCCGGAATTAAAAGCCGACTATTTTCTGGAGCGCCGGGAGCTGGGAGTCATCAATGTGGGCGGACGGGGAACGGTACATGCCGATGGGCAGACGTTTGAACTGGAAAAATTGGATGCAGTGTATCTGGGAAAAGGTACCCGCGAAGTGAGCTTTGCTGCCGTTTCGCCTCACGATCCGCCTGTGTTTTTCCTGCTGTCGGCACCTGCGCATGCTTCCTATCCCAACCAGGTAATGAAAAAGCAGGATGCAGCACCCATGCAGGCAGGGGATGATAAAAATGCGAATAAAAGAACCATTTACAAATACATTCATCTGGATGGAATCCGCAGCTGTCAGCTTGTGATGGGACTCACGATGCTGGAACCGGGCAGCGTGTGGAATTCCGT from Thermoflavifilum aggregans encodes the following:
- a CDS encoding SDR family NAD(P)-dependent oxidoreductase, which gives rise to MHPSVAALFDLTGKTALVTGCNKGIGRAMALALAGAGADIIGVSASMPQYEEELRTAIGQLGRQFTAYQADFSDRQQVYAFLEKVGQQHDRIDILVNNAGTIRRSPAAQHPDADWDLVMAINLDAPFILAREIGKKMIERGSGKIIFTCSLLSFQGGILVPGYAASKAGIASLLKALANEWASKGVQVNGIAPGYIATDNTAPLRQDPVRSQAILDRIPAARWGVPEDLAGATIFLASRASDYVNGTIVVVDGGWLAR
- the kduI gene encoding 5-dehydro-4-deoxy-D-glucuronate isomerase, translating into MEIRFSHSPEETLRMSTQELRRHFLVQHLMQDDVVRLVYAHDDRLIIGGARPLTNPLHLPNHPELKADYFLERRELGVINVGGRGTVHADGQTFELEKLDAVYLGKGTREVSFAAVSPHDPPVFFLLSAPAHASYPNQVMKKQDAAPMQAGDDKNANKRTIYKYIHLDGIRSCQLVMGLTMLEPGSVWNSVPPHTHTRRTEVYFYFDVPAAQRVFHFMGQPQETRHLVMANHEAVISPPWSVHFGCGTSHYGFIWGMAGENQVYNDMDVVEVKSVL